The Candidatus Microthrix subdominans genome includes a window with the following:
- a CDS encoding nitroreductase family deazaflavin-dependent oxidoreductase has translation MSRLTTRLYRLTDGRIGGKFLKGTDVVLVTTIGRRSGEPRTVPLLFMEDGADLILVASQGGMPSNPAWYYNVIEHPEVTVNRRGVETEMVAREVGADERAALWPRLVDMYADFTDYQQRTDRTIPVIRLSPR, from the coding sequence ATGAGCCGGCTGACCACCCGGCTGTACCGGCTGACCGACGGTCGCATCGGCGGCAAGTTCCTCAAGGGCACCGACGTGGTGCTGGTGACGACCATCGGCCGCCGCTCCGGCGAGCCGCGCACCGTGCCGCTGTTGTTCATGGAGGACGGGGCCGACCTGATCCTCGTCGCCTCCCAGGGCGGGATGCCGAGCAATCCTGCGTGGTACTACAACGTGATCGAACACCCGGAGGTCACCGTCAACCGGCGTGGCGTCGAGACCGAGATGGTCGCCCGCGAGGTCGGCGCCGATGAACGGGCTGCGCTGTGGCCGCGCCTGGTCGACATGTACGCCGACTTCACCGACTACCAACAACGCACCGACCGCACGATCCCGGTGATCCGCCTCAGCCCCCGCTGA
- the fdhD gene encoding formate dehydrogenase accessory sulfurtransferase FdhD: MSHRTRGRPVLHIRAGRLHPDAASDTVAHEEPLELRLDGRVLTTTMRTPGEDVDLAHGWLLAEGIVTAVDDVVSARFNLGVDGDDGLNVLDVVLGEEVDAPPAARVRLGTTTASCGICGTSAVDAMTLATSFPADGDPTTVAADVVLQLPDRLRAGQHLFEQTGGTHGAALATPDGSILAVREDVGRHNAVDKVLGWALQHGQLPLAGRLLVLSGRAGFELVQKAAMAGVPVVAAVGAPTALAVATAEAAGITLVGFVRGDHANVYTRPDRIVDARSTRAR; encoded by the coding sequence ATGAGCCACCGCACCCGGGGACGGCCGGTCCTCCACATCCGTGCCGGCCGGCTGCACCCGGACGCCGCCAGCGACACGGTCGCCCACGAGGAGCCCCTCGAGCTCCGGCTCGACGGCCGGGTGCTGACGACGACGATGAGGACCCCCGGCGAGGACGTGGACCTGGCCCACGGGTGGCTGCTCGCCGAAGGCATCGTCACCGCCGTCGACGACGTGGTCTCGGCGCGGTTCAACCTGGGTGTCGACGGCGACGATGGGCTGAACGTGTTGGACGTGGTCCTCGGCGAGGAGGTTGATGCGCCGCCGGCCGCCCGGGTGCGTCTCGGAACGACGACCGCCTCGTGTGGCATCTGCGGGACCTCTGCGGTCGATGCGATGACCCTGGCCACCTCGTTTCCCGCTGATGGTGATCCGACGACCGTCGCCGCCGATGTGGTCCTCCAGCTGCCCGACCGGCTGCGCGCCGGTCAACACCTGTTCGAGCAGACCGGCGGCACCCACGGTGCCGCCCTGGCCACACCCGACGGCTCGATCCTGGCCGTCCGGGAGGACGTCGGCCGCCACAACGCGGTCGACAAGGTGCTGGGTTGGGCGCTGCAACACGGCCAGCTGCCGCTGGCGGGACGGCTGCTGGTGCTGTCCGGGCGGGCCGGGTTCGAGTTGGTGCAGAAGGCGGCGATGGCCGGGGTGCCGGTCGTCGCCGCCGTCGGGGCCCCAACAGCGCTGGCGGTCGCCACCGCCGAAGCGGCGGGCATCACCTTGGTCGGCTTTGTCAGGGGCGATCACGCCAACGTCTACACCCGCCCCGATCGCATCGTGGATGCTCGCTCAACACGAGCCAGGTAA
- a CDS encoding NTP transferase domain-containing protein gives MADRCAALAHLIVVAGGGGERLGGVDKPLSVVGGRRLIDHALGVAVTGRCLVVRPSDRHPIGRVVGLATVESVAERPAGGGPAAGIAAALNALGRPRDGDAGGEPAETNVGALVAVLAADHLAPLDAVVAELVEAIRRHPESGVAVAAPAGEPQWLTAVWRFSTLIEAVDALGTADGASARALTNHGTPLLVEVPRVVSLDDAEDLWAAVADGSPALGVAGPMPARSRVVDALSGAGGVGGVGDTVDPDGHAATLLGVVEAVPPPSEWTTVRPAIPWVFVGPPAPPAAHWAGAHLVPLER, from the coding sequence ATGGCCGATCGATGTGCAGCGCTTGCCCACCTCATCGTCGTCGCCGGCGGTGGCGGTGAGCGTTTGGGTGGGGTGGACAAGCCGCTCAGCGTCGTCGGCGGGCGACGTCTGATCGACCACGCCCTGGGCGTTGCGGTGACCGGGCGATGCCTGGTCGTGCGCCCGTCCGACCGGCACCCGATCGGGCGGGTTGTGGGGTTGGCCACGGTGGAGTCGGTGGCCGAACGGCCGGCTGGCGGCGGACCCGCAGCCGGCATTGCGGCCGCCCTCAATGCCCTGGGTCGTCCCCGGGACGGTGATGCGGGCGGCGAGCCCGCCGAAACGAACGTCGGCGCCCTCGTGGCGGTGCTGGCCGCCGACCACCTGGCCCCGCTCGACGCGGTGGTCGCCGAGCTGGTCGAGGCGATTCGGCGCCATCCCGAATCTGGAGTGGCCGTGGCTGCCCCCGCGGGCGAGCCGCAGTGGCTGACTGCGGTCTGGCGGTTCTCGACGCTGATCGAGGCGGTCGACGCTCTGGGAACGGCTGACGGAGCGTCGGCCCGGGCGCTCACCAATCACGGCACGCCGCTGTTGGTGGAAGTTCCTCGGGTGGTCAGCCTGGACGACGCCGAAGACCTGTGGGCGGCGGTGGCCGACGGCTCGCCGGCACTTGGCGTCGCCGGCCCGATGCCCGCCCGAAGCCGGGTGGTCGACGCACTGTCCGGCGCTGGGGGCGTTGGTGGGGTCGGCGACACCGTCGACCCCGATGGCCACGCTGCCACCCTGCTCGGCGTCGTTGAAGCCGTGCCGCCGCCCTCGGAATGGACGACGGTGCGGCCCGCCATCCCTTGGGTGTTCGTGGGGCCTCCCGCCCCGCCCGCTGCCCACTGGGCCGGCGCCCATCTGGTTCCGCTGGAGCGCTGA
- a CDS encoding glutamine synthetase III, which produces MSGRAVRTQALAATTSRPSAIHPGSGIETPAELFGRNVFTKAVMQSRLPKAVYESLQATVNEGIRLDPSVADVVASAMKDWATEHGASYYAHVFYPLTGLSAEKHDSFLDTDGAGLAISNFSGGSLVQGEPDASSFPSGGIRETFEARGYTAWDVTSPAYILENPNGNTLCIPTAFVSWTGEALDKKTPVLRSQQALNVQAQRMLRLFGVEDPSRVASIAGAEQEYFLIDRNFYFARPDLMSTGRTLMGAQPPKGQEFDDHYFGAIPERVLTFMLDAEREMLKLGIPTKTRHNEVAPGQYELAPIHEEGNVAADHQQLVMSTLSRVAHRHGLVCLHHEKPFAGVNGSGKHINWSLGNAEQGNLLNPGDTPHENAQFLVFCAAVIRGVDKHADVMRAAIATAANDHRLGANEAPPAIMSVFLGDQLHDVFEQVAQGGGASSSKVHGTLRVGADTLPQLPKDPGDRNRTSPFAFTGNRFEFRAVGSSQSISGPLVVLNSIMADSLDYMATQIEQAVAFGSEFNEAVEDVLRDVMVKHGRVIFNGDGYSDEWQDEAARRGLPNLKATPEALSVYETKEAQELFDRLDVLTPRELHSRYEAYMGQYVMSISVEARSTLEMARTLIYPSVKRFQANLAGTENELVALGLGGDTETLTRVTELVTELTCAVAPLAQAIDGLPDAAPIGEQATYCRETILPAMNAVRAATDLLEEIVDDELWPLLTYQEMLFIK; this is translated from the coding sequence ATGAGCGGGAGAGCCGTTCGAACCCAGGCGCTAGCAGCCACGACCAGCCGTCCGAGCGCGATCCATCCCGGATCGGGCATCGAGACACCCGCCGAGCTGTTCGGCCGCAACGTGTTCACCAAAGCGGTCATGCAGAGCCGGTTGCCCAAGGCGGTCTACGAGTCGCTCCAGGCCACCGTCAACGAGGGCATCCGCCTCGACCCGTCGGTCGCCGACGTCGTCGCCTCGGCGATGAAGGACTGGGCCACCGAGCACGGCGCCAGCTACTACGCCCACGTCTTTTACCCCCTCACCGGTCTGAGCGCCGAGAAGCACGACAGCTTTCTCGATACCGACGGCGCCGGGCTGGCGATCTCCAACTTCTCCGGCGGCTCGCTGGTCCAGGGCGAGCCCGATGCGTCGTCGTTTCCCAGCGGCGGCATCCGGGAGACCTTCGAGGCCCGCGGCTACACCGCCTGGGACGTCACCAGCCCGGCCTACATCCTCGAAAACCCCAACGGCAACACGCTGTGCATCCCGACGGCGTTCGTGTCCTGGACCGGCGAAGCGCTCGACAAGAAGACCCCGGTGCTGCGTTCCCAGCAGGCACTCAACGTGCAGGCCCAACGCATGTTGCGCCTCTTCGGCGTCGAGGACCCCTCGCGGGTGGCGTCCATCGCCGGCGCCGAACAGGAGTACTTCCTGATCGACCGCAACTTCTACTTCGCCCGGCCCGACCTGATGTCCACCGGTCGAACCCTGATGGGCGCCCAGCCGCCCAAGGGCCAGGAGTTCGACGACCACTACTTCGGCGCCATCCCCGAGCGGGTGCTCACCTTCATGCTGGACGCCGAGCGGGAGATGCTCAAGCTGGGCATCCCCACCAAAACCCGACACAACGAGGTGGCACCCGGCCAGTACGAGCTGGCTCCCATCCACGAGGAGGGCAACGTCGCCGCCGACCACCAGCAGCTGGTGATGTCGACGCTCAGCCGCGTCGCCCACCGTCACGGGCTGGTCTGTTTGCACCACGAGAAGCCCTTTGCCGGGGTGAACGGCTCGGGCAAACACATCAACTGGTCGTTGGGCAACGCCGAGCAGGGCAACCTGTTGAACCCCGGCGACACGCCTCACGAGAACGCCCAGTTCCTCGTGTTCTGCGCGGCGGTGATCCGCGGCGTCGACAAGCATGCCGATGTCATGCGCGCGGCGATCGCCACGGCGGCCAACGACCATCGACTGGGCGCCAACGAGGCGCCGCCGGCCATCATGTCGGTGTTCCTCGGCGACCAGCTGCACGACGTGTTCGAGCAGGTGGCCCAGGGCGGCGGGGCGTCATCGTCCAAGGTGCACGGCACCCTGAGGGTCGGCGCCGACACGCTGCCGCAGCTGCCCAAGGACCCGGGCGACCGAAACCGCACCAGCCCGTTCGCCTTCACGGGCAACCGCTTCGAGTTTCGGGCGGTCGGGTCCTCGCAGTCGATCTCGGGTCCGCTGGTCGTGCTCAACTCGATCATGGCCGACAGCCTCGACTACATGGCCACCCAGATCGAGCAGGCGGTCGCCTTCGGCTCCGAATTCAACGAAGCTGTCGAGGACGTCCTGAGGGACGTGATGGTCAAGCACGGACGGGTGATCTTCAACGGCGACGGCTACTCCGACGAGTGGCAGGACGAGGCAGCACGGCGGGGCCTTCCCAACCTGAAGGCCACACCCGAAGCCCTCTCGGTGTACGAGACGAAGGAGGCCCAGGAGCTTTTCGATCGTCTCGACGTCCTCACCCCTCGCGAGCTGCACAGCCGCTACGAGGCGTACATGGGCCAGTACGTCATGTCGATCAGCGTCGAGGCCCGCTCGACACTCGAGATGGCGCGGACGTTGATCTACCCGTCGGTCAAGCGTTTTCAGGCCAATCTGGCCGGTACGGAGAACGAGCTGGTCGCCCTCGGCCTCGGCGGCGACACCGAGACCCTCACCCGGGTGACCGAACTGGTGACCGAGCTGACCTGCGCTGTCGCGCCGCTGGCACAGGCGATCGACGGTCTCCCCGACGCGGCGCCGATCGGCGAGCAGGCCACCTACTGCCGAGAGACGATTCTCCCGGCAATGAACGCAGTGCGTGCTGCGACCGACCTGCTGGAGGAGATCGTCGACGACGAGCTGTGGCCGCTGCTCACCTACCAGGAAATGCTCTTCATCAAGTAG
- a CDS encoding CDP-alcohol phosphatidyltransferase family protein, translating to MSLSDQPSSDQPSSDRVGSASGDQPSTERPGGFGPSALLTPANLVTLGRIAAAPVAFAMMLTNDGVGTWALLALWFVLSATDMFDGYLARKQGSTRSGAFLDPLADKVLVLGGFITLAVIGRFPWAAVILTVAREVGISAFRTYWGRRGLSVPASSLAKWKTFIQLGAVGWTTWPTFTDWRWLSDSWLWASVLIAWVTAVQYVLAGSRATSSTGEATKA from the coding sequence ATGTCGCTGAGTGACCAGCCGTCGAGTGACCAGCCGTCGAGCGATCGAGTGGGGAGCGCCTCGGGTGATCAACCGTCGACCGAACGGCCGGGTGGTTTCGGTCCGTCGGCGCTGCTGACCCCCGCCAACCTGGTCACGCTGGGCCGCATCGCCGCCGCCCCGGTGGCCTTCGCCATGATGCTGACCAACGATGGTGTTGGCACCTGGGCGTTGCTGGCCCTGTGGTTCGTGCTGTCGGCCACCGACATGTTCGATGGCTATCTCGCTCGCAAGCAGGGCTCGACCCGTTCCGGTGCCTTCCTCGACCCCCTTGCCGACAAGGTGCTGGTGTTGGGCGGTTTCATCACCCTCGCCGTCATCGGGCGCTTCCCATGGGCGGCGGTCATCCTCACCGTCGCCCGCGAGGTGGGTATCTCGGCTTTTCGGACCTACTGGGGACGACGCGGGTTGTCGGTGCCGGCCTCCTCGCTGGCCAAGTGGAAGACCTTCATCCAGCTCGGTGCGGTCGGCTGGACGACCTGGCCGACCTTCACCGATTGGCGATGGCTGTCCGACAGTTGGCTGTGGGCCAGCGTCCTGATCGCCTGGGTGACCGCAGTGCAGTACGTGCTCGCCGGGAGTAGAGCGACCTCCAGCACGGGGGAAGCAACAAAGGCCTGA
- a CDS encoding MFS transporter gives MGRLAAIASAPSPGDAPTETPATPPAKPGLRDAAAAFRFRNFRLFWIGALLSNSGTWVQNLTVPYVVFQLTESSTWVGIAAFSQLAPMALMSPLGGSLADRLDRRRILLVTQSAMAVVAIAMGVAWSSGRASVPVIIGLVATGGVITGINAPAWQAFVSELVPREALLNAVTLNSAQFNAARAFGPGLGGLVLVTLGPGPAFFINAASYVAVLIALSMISLAARQRVTTPRPRVLTDAADTIAYVRRHRGMAACYLSVVVLGLFGQPVFSLVIVFAEEVFRVGGLEYGLLSAALGIGSVLAAPIIAGPGSGVARSRLAGVAMLVYGVALVAFAATPVYLIGLVALLVAGAAYLPIAATLNTTLQIQVDESMRGKVLALYITLFTLSIPLGSLAQGWTSDLFGPGPTVVVAGCAYLAATFALRRPSWLGHLDD, from the coding sequence GTGGGTAGGTTGGCCGCCATCGCTTCCGCTCCGTCCCCCGGCGACGCCCCGACCGAGACGCCCGCCACGCCGCCGGCCAAGCCCGGCCTGCGCGATGCTGCGGCCGCGTTCCGGTTTCGAAACTTCCGGCTGTTCTGGATCGGGGCGCTGTTGTCCAACAGCGGCACCTGGGTGCAGAACCTCACAGTGCCCTACGTCGTGTTCCAGCTGACCGAGTCGTCGACGTGGGTGGGCATCGCCGCCTTCAGTCAGCTGGCACCGATGGCGCTCATGTCGCCGCTGGGCGGCTCGCTGGCCGACCGTCTCGACCGGCGGCGCATCCTGTTGGTCACGCAGAGCGCCATGGCGGTTGTGGCCATCGCCATGGGCGTTGCCTGGAGCTCAGGCCGAGCATCGGTGCCGGTGATCATCGGCCTGGTCGCCACCGGTGGGGTGATCACGGGCATCAACGCTCCGGCCTGGCAGGCCTTCGTCTCGGAGTTGGTGCCCCGGGAGGCCCTGCTCAACGCAGTGACCCTCAACTCGGCCCAGTTCAACGCAGCGCGGGCCTTCGGCCCGGGGCTTGGAGGGCTGGTGCTGGTCACCCTCGGCCCGGGCCCGGCATTCTTCATCAACGCCGCCTCGTACGTCGCCGTGCTCATCGCCTTGTCGATGATCTCCCTCGCCGCCCGGCAGCGGGTGACCACGCCCAGGCCGAGGGTCCTCACCGATGCGGCCGACACGATCGCCTACGTCCGTCGCCATCGTGGCATGGCTGCCTGTTATCTGTCGGTGGTGGTGTTGGGGCTGTTCGGTCAGCCGGTCTTCTCCCTGGTCATCGTGTTCGCCGAGGAGGTGTTCCGCGTCGGCGGGCTGGAGTACGGGCTGCTGAGCGCGGCGCTGGGGATCGGCTCGGTGCTCGCCGCTCCGATCATCGCTGGACCCGGATCGGGCGTCGCCCGCAGCCGCCTCGCCGGGGTGGCGATGCTGGTCTACGGCGTCGCGCTGGTCGCCTTCGCCGCCACCCCGGTGTACCTGATCGGGCTGGTCGCCTTGCTCGTTGCAGGTGCCGCCTATCTGCCGATTGCCGCAACGCTCAACACCACGCTGCAGATCCAGGTGGACGAGTCGATGCGGGGCAAGGTGCTGGCGCTTTACATCACCCTGTTCACCCTCTCGATCCCCCTCGGGTCGCTCGCCCAGGGATGGACCAGCGACCTTTTCGGGCCGGGGCCCACGGTTGTCGTCGCCGGGTGCGCCTATCTGGCGGCTACGTTCGCCCTGCGCCGCCCAAGCTGGTTGGGGCACCTGGACGACTGA
- a CDS encoding competence/damage-inducible protein A, which yields MNVEVVAVGTELLLGQIVDTNSSWIGEQLALVGLDSFFQTKVGDNLDRLVDTLRRALDRSDAVIVCGGLGPTQDDLTREALGVLVEEPLDEDDTMVERIIEMFGSRGRRMPMNNLNQARKPASAEFIPVMPGTAPGLVLPTQHGVVYAVPGVPWEMKEMLTGFVLGDLSRRSGDPAAIASRTLRTWGESESGLSEMLAPRMAELDEVGNPTLAFLASGFEGLKVRITAKAADAAAATEIVDEEADHLRALLGPLVFGRDGDNMESTVLAALEVRGHTLAVAESLTGGLLGSRLASVPGASAVFRGGVIAYHPEVKQQLLGVPDGPVVTEEAALAMARGARSSLGADVGLATTGVAGPEELEGQRAGTVCLAAVWPGGEASTTLGLPGGRQQIREFSCISVLDLLRRRMLVDDDAEA from the coding sequence ATGAACGTTGAAGTGGTCGCGGTCGGCACCGAGCTGTTGTTGGGTCAGATCGTCGATACTAACTCCAGCTGGATCGGCGAGCAGCTGGCCCTCGTCGGGCTCGATTCGTTCTTTCAGACCAAGGTGGGCGACAACCTCGATCGCCTCGTCGACACGTTGCGCCGCGCACTGGACCGCTCCGACGCAGTGATCGTGTGCGGCGGGTTGGGCCCCACCCAGGACGACCTCACGCGGGAAGCGCTCGGCGTCCTCGTCGAGGAGCCGCTCGACGAGGACGACACCATGGTCGAGCGCATCATCGAGATGTTCGGCTCCCGCGGTCGTCGCATGCCGATGAACAACCTCAACCAGGCGCGCAAGCCGGCGTCGGCTGAGTTCATTCCGGTGATGCCCGGCACCGCCCCCGGGCTGGTGCTGCCCACCCAGCACGGCGTCGTGTACGCCGTCCCGGGCGTGCCGTGGGAGATGAAGGAGATGCTCACCGGGTTCGTGCTCGGCGACCTGTCCCGCCGCAGCGGCGACCCAGCGGCGATCGCCAGCCGCACCCTGCGCACCTGGGGCGAGTCCGAATCCGGTCTCTCCGAGATGTTGGCGCCGCGCATGGCCGAACTCGACGAGGTCGGCAACCCGACGCTGGCCTTTCTCGCTTCCGGTTTCGAGGGGCTGAAGGTGCGGATCACCGCCAAGGCGGCCGATGCAGCCGCCGCCACTGAGATCGTCGATGAGGAGGCCGACCACCTGCGCGCCCTCCTGGGGCCGCTGGTGTTTGGTCGCGACGGCGACAACATGGAGTCGACGGTGTTGGCGGCGCTCGAGGTACGCGGCCACACGCTGGCGGTCGCCGAATCGCTCACCGGCGGCCTGCTCGGATCTCGGCTGGCGTCGGTGCCCGGTGCCTCGGCGGTGTTCCGTGGCGGCGTCATCGCATATCACCCCGAGGTGAAGCAACAGCTACTCGGCGTGCCCGATGGCCCGGTGGTGACCGAGGAGGCCGCCCTGGCGATGGCGCGCGGCGCCCGCTCCTCGCTGGGGGCCGACGTCGGGCTGGCCACCACCGGCGTGGCCGGACCCGAGGAGCTGGAGGGCCAACGGGCGGGCACGGTGTGTCTGGCCGCAGTGTGGCCCGGCGGCGAGGCGTCGACCACGCTCGGCCTGCCGGGTGGGCGCCAACAGATCCGGGAGTTCTCGTGCATCTCAGTGCTCGACCTGCTGCGTCGACGCATGCTGGTCGACGACGACGCCGAGGCCTGA
- a CDS encoding radical SAM protein codes for MSKRYWLETLGCPKNQVDSDKLEGTLLAAGYEAAPGPGEAELVVVNTCAFIEDARAESIEAVLGLSEDRAEGAELVVTGCLAERAGAELAEAIPEIDRVAPFGADLLGRFSDPLAGDAQGAGSVGSNGSATVAVTLGPSRLGGTSNGAVVPDMDLLELPRPPSSSPWAYVKIAEGCDRACGFCAIPSFRGPQRSRTIESIVAEVAGLVGSNPRAARGGSDEVEALGHNANSAREIVLVAQDLAAYGRDQGVGERAIIPLVQAVAERVDWVRLLYLYPSDLTEALIETVLATGVPYFDLSLQHTSRPVLRRMRRWGDGDAFLERIERIRSAEPAAVFRSNFLIGYPGETEEDHDDLLAFIEAAQVDWCGLFKFSREDGTYADSLPDQVAPELVAERHAEAAELAEAITAQRRLDRVGSTVEVLIDAPGVGRSTGEAPEIDGIISVPAHLPVGSMAMVRIVDAEGPDLEALPLSDHAAE; via the coding sequence ATGTCGAAGCGCTACTGGTTGGAAACCCTGGGCTGTCCGAAAAACCAGGTGGATTCGGACAAGCTGGAGGGCACCCTCCTCGCCGCCGGCTACGAGGCCGCGCCCGGACCGGGCGAGGCCGAGCTGGTCGTGGTCAACACCTGCGCGTTCATCGAGGATGCCCGGGCCGAATCGATCGAAGCGGTGCTCGGCCTGTCCGAGGACCGGGCCGAGGGGGCCGAGCTGGTCGTCACCGGTTGCCTGGCCGAGCGGGCGGGTGCCGAGTTGGCCGAGGCGATCCCCGAAATCGATCGGGTGGCCCCCTTCGGGGCCGACCTGTTGGGGCGATTCTCCGACCCGCTCGCCGGGGATGCTCAGGGCGCCGGGTCGGTAGGTTCGAACGGTTCGGCCACCGTCGCCGTCACCCTCGGCCCCTCTCGTCTGGGCGGCACGAGCAACGGTGCGGTCGTGCCCGACATGGACCTGCTCGAGCTGCCACGCCCACCGTCGAGCTCACCGTGGGCCTACGTCAAGATCGCCGAGGGCTGCGACCGGGCCTGCGGGTTCTGTGCCATCCCGAGCTTCCGCGGGCCGCAACGGTCCCGCACGATCGAGTCGATTGTTGCGGAGGTCGCTGGTCTTGTCGGGTCCAACCCACGAGCGGCCCGTGGCGGGAGTGACGAGGTCGAGGCGCTCGGCCACAACGCCAACAGCGCTCGAGAGATCGTCCTCGTCGCCCAGGACCTGGCCGCCTACGGCCGGGACCAGGGGGTGGGGGAGCGGGCGATCATCCCGCTGGTGCAGGCGGTCGCCGAACGGGTCGATTGGGTCCGATTGTTGTATCTCTACCCCTCGGACCTGACCGAGGCCCTCATCGAGACCGTGCTGGCGACCGGCGTGCCCTACTTCGACCTGTCGCTGCAACACACCTCGCGTCCGGTGCTGCGCCGCATGCGCCGCTGGGGCGACGGCGATGCCTTCCTCGAGCGGATCGAGCGTATTCGCTCGGCCGAGCCGGCCGCGGTGTTTCGCTCCAACTTTCTGATCGGCTATCCCGGGGAGACCGAGGAGGACCACGACGACCTGCTGGCCTTCATCGAGGCCGCCCAGGTCGACTGGTGCGGGCTGTTCAAGTTCTCCCGGGAGGACGGCACCTATGCCGACTCCCTGCCCGATCAGGTGGCTCCCGAGCTGGTGGCGGAGCGTCATGCCGAGGCGGCAGAGCTGGCCGAGGCGATCACCGCCCAGCGGCGCCTGGACCGGGTGGGGAGCACCGTCGAGGTCCTGATCGATGCCCCTGGGGTGGGCCGCAGCACCGGTGAGGCACCCGAGATCGACGGGATCATCTCGGTACCGGCTCACCTTCCGGTCGGGTCGATGGCCATGGTCCGGATCGTCGATGCCGAAGGGCCCGACCTGGAGGCCCTCCCGCTGAGTGACCATGCTGCTGAGTGA
- the recA gene encoding recombinase RecA has translation MATDTDRSKALDMALGQIDKQFGKGSVMRMGEKTSMNVEVISTGALSLDVALGIGGLPRGRVTEIYGPEASGKSTLAMHVVAEAQRNGGTCAYVDAEHAMDPSYASKIGVDIDQLLISQPDTGEQALEITDMLVRSGAIDVIVIDSVAALTPRAEIEGDMGDTHVGLQARLMSQALRKLTANLNRSNTICIFINQLREKIGVMFGSPETTSGGRALKFYSSVRLDIRRIESIKNGVEVVGNRTRVKVVKNKMAPPFKQAEFDIMYGKGISREGSLLDLAVDLNIVKKSGAWYTYDGEQLGQGRENAKQFLIDNAEIMVEVSELVRNQMGIGDQPDEPVDAGAAADDEFTAADDVPIALDG, from the coding sequence ATGGCTACAGATACGGATCGCAGCAAGGCACTCGACATGGCTCTCGGCCAGATCGACAAGCAGTTCGGCAAGGGCTCGGTCATGCGCATGGGCGAGAAGACCTCGATGAACGTCGAGGTGATCTCGACCGGCGCGCTGAGCCTCGACGTGGCGCTGGGCATCGGCGGGCTCCCCCGCGGTCGGGTCACCGAGATCTACGGTCCGGAGGCGTCGGGCAAGTCCACGCTCGCCATGCACGTCGTCGCAGAAGCCCAGCGCAACGGCGGCACCTGCGCCTACGTCGACGCCGAGCATGCGATGGACCCCTCCTATGCGTCGAAGATCGGCGTCGACATCGACCAGCTGCTCATCTCCCAGCCCGACACCGGCGAGCAGGCGCTCGAGATCACCGACATGCTGGTGCGCTCCGGTGCCATCGACGTCATCGTCATCGACTCGGTCGCCGCCCTCACCCCCCGGGCCGAGATCGAGGGCGACATGGGCGACACCCACGTCGGCCTGCAGGCCCGGCTGATGTCCCAGGCGCTACGCAAGCTCACCGCCAACCTCAACCGCTCCAACACCATCTGCATCTTCATCAACCAGTTGCGCGAGAAGATCGGCGTCATGTTCGGCTCCCCCGAGACCACCTCCGGCGGCCGGGCGCTGAAGTTCTACTCCTCGGTCCGTCTCGACATCCGCCGGATCGAGTCGATCAAGAACGGCGTCGAGGTGGTCGGCAACCGCACCCGGGTCAAGGTGGTCAAGAACAAGATGGCCCCGCCGTTCAAGCAGGCCGAGTTCGACATCATGTACGGCAAGGGCATCAGCCGAGAGGGTTCCCTGCTCGACCTGGCGGTCGATCTCAACATCGTCAAGAAGTCGGGTGCCTGGTACACCTACGACGGCGAGCAGCTGGGCCAAGGCCGGGAGAACGCCAAACAGTTCCTCATCGACAACGCCGAGATCATGGTGGAGGTCTCCGAGTTGGTCCGCAATCAGATGGGGATCGGCGACCAGCCGGACGAACCTGTCGATGCCGGTGCCGCCGCCGACGACGAGTTCACCGCCGCCGACGATGTGCCGATCGCTCTGGACGGCTAG
- a CDS encoding VOC family protein, with amino-acid sequence MDVLSSRVLVATDDLQASVAWWCDTLGLSVAREYGADGVVTGVALFCGGVLVELTGRGSDPASLVLWLQVPDVFAEAERLVVAGVAHEGLPEQMPWGLIEWRITSPEGVELVLVQIPDDHPLRSRLHTA; translated from the coding sequence GTGGACGTGTTGTCATCGCGAGTGCTTGTGGCCACGGACGACCTCCAGGCCTCCGTGGCGTGGTGGTGCGACACGCTGGGCCTGAGCGTCGCCCGGGAATACGGCGCCGACGGCGTGGTGACCGGGGTGGCGTTGTTCTGTGGAGGGGTGCTCGTCGAGCTCACCGGCCGGGGTAGCGACCCGGCGTCGCTCGTCCTGTGGTTGCAGGTACCCGACGTGTTCGCCGAGGCCGAGCGGCTCGTCGTCGCCGGCGTTGCCCACGAGGGCCTGCCCGAACAGATGCCGTGGGGCCTGATCGAGTGGCGGATCACCTCACCGGAGGGCGTGGAGCTGGTGCTGGTTCAAATCCCCGACGACCACCCGCTGCGGAGCCGGCTTCACACCGCTTGA